TCGTTCGGTCCGGGGCTGCGGTGGTGGACCAAGTTCGCTCCCATGGACTTTCCCAAGGGCTCGTTCCATCGCGGCCGTCCTGGTGGTCTGCGTGGCTCGCCAGCACCAGCTACCCCGGGCACGGTGGTCGAGCCTGTTCGTCGACCACTGAGTGAGGCCGACCGGGCTGTGATGGCGGCGTGCCGGTCCAAGGGCATGTCGCTGCGTGAGATCGGGACACTGATCGGGCGTCACCACTCGGTGGTCGGCCGCGAACTGGACCGCAACGCCGGCCCGTCCGGGGACTATCACCCCAAGGTCGCGCACCGTGCCGCGCACGAACGACGACGCCGCCCCAAGACGTTCAAGCTCGCCGTGAACCCCCGGCTGTGTCGTGCGATCGAGGGCTGGATGGGTGATGGGTGGTCCCCTCAGCTGATCGCGGCGGTGCTGCGTGAGGAGCCCGGGCGGTCGAAGATGGACCGCGTGAGCCACGAGACGATCTACCAGGCGCTCTACGTCCAGGGCCGCGGCAGTCTGCGTCGTGACCTGGCCAAAGACCTCTCCACCGGCCGTATCGCCCGTAAACCCCGCGGCAGTGTCGATGCACGCGGCACGAGCCTGTACCGGGAGGCGTTCAAGATCTCCCAGCGCCCTGCTGAGGTCGAGGATCGTGCGGTACCCGGTCACTGGGAAGGTGACCTGGTCATCGGCGCCGGCAGCACCTCAGCGGTCGGGACGCTGGTCGAGCGGACCACCAGGTTCGTGATGCTGCTGCACCTGCCCGGTCGTCACGACGCCGACTCCGTGGCCGCAGAGATGATCAACCAGATGAGCAAGCTGCCCGAACACCTACGGCAGTCGCTGACCTGGGACCGCGGGACCGAGCTGGC
This genomic window from Nocardioides marinus contains:
- a CDS encoding IS30 family transposase, with protein sequence MARRTYDPLVVEEYVGLIAQGVGYTDANSRLGVSFGPGLRWWTKFAPMDFPKGSFHRGRPGGLRGSPAPATPGTVVEPVRRPLSEADRAVMAACRSKGMSLREIGTLIGRHHSVVGRELDRNAGPSGDYHPKVAHRAAHERRRRPKTFKLAVNPRLCRAIEGWMGDGWSPQLIAAVLREEPGRSKMDRVSHETIYQALYVQGRGSLRRDLAKDLSTGRIARKPRGSVDARGTSLYREAFKISQRPAEVEDRAVPGHWEGDLVIGAGSTSAVGTLVERTTRFVMLLHLPGRHDADSVAAEMINQMSKLPEHLRQSLTWDRGTELARYREITMKLDMPVYFCDPHSPWQRGSNENTNRLLRHWLTKGTDLSRFTAQDLDVIAAKLNARPRPTLEMKTPAQALAELLANQAAA